The proteins below come from a single Acaryochloris sp. CCMEE 5410 genomic window:
- a CDS encoding IS630 family transposase gives MNCPLFRVKVNLEPHFSPDELKSHYRASQDPVESRRWHLLWLVSEQTTLTQAAQVVGLNYDYAREIVREYNHNGAHGLRNRRKDKRPHQSRSLLTQDQCAQLLTRLQTPPADGGLWNGPKVAQVIAQMTGVDKVWPQRGWDYLKRLEQSLQCPRPHHRKGEPEAQAALRKLPEYKAELERRYPNAQVEVWSLDEHRLGLKPIIRKIWAPVGQRPIAEVDHRYEWTYLYGFVHPATGNTEWFILPRVNGEWFNQALQSFAQQVGAGKHKQILLVLDGAGWHTCKNRVVPPGIHLKVLPPYSPELQPAERLWRLADEPLANRCFETLEDLEDVLEQRCRTLMTMQSDIKALTHYHWWPA, from the coding sequence ATGAACTGTCCACTTTTTCGAGTAAAGGTCAATCTCGAACCCCATTTTTCGCCTGACGAGCTGAAGTCTCATTACCGAGCCAGCCAAGACCCAGTAGAATCGCGCCGCTGGCATCTACTATGGCTCGTCAGTGAGCAAACAACGCTAACTCAAGCAGCCCAAGTGGTCGGTCTCAACTACGATTACGCTCGAGAAATCGTCAGGGAGTATAACCACAATGGCGCCCATGGGTTACGCAACCGACGCAAAGATAAGCGACCTCATCAATCTCGCAGTCTTCTGACTCAAGACCAATGTGCACAATTGTTGACTCGTCTACAAACCCCACCCGCCGACGGTGGTCTATGGAACGGCCCCAAAGTAGCCCAGGTCATCGCTCAGATGACAGGAGTCGATAAGGTTTGGCCCCAACGCGGTTGGGACTATCTCAAGCGATTGGAGCAGTCCCTGCAATGCCCACGTCCTCACCACCGTAAAGGTGAACCAGAGGCCCAAGCCGCTTTAAGAAAACTGCCTGAGTACAAAGCAGAATTGGAGCGACGCTACCCTAATGCTCAGGTCGAAGTTTGGTCCTTGGATGAACATCGTTTAGGCCTTAAACCCATTATTCGAAAGATTTGGGCGCCTGTGGGTCAGCGTCCAATTGCTGAGGTGGACCATCGCTATGAATGGACCTATCTGTATGGATTCGTTCATCCCGCAACTGGCAATACCGAATGGTTCATTCTGCCTCGGGTCAATGGAGAATGGTTTAATCAAGCCCTACAAAGCTTTGCTCAGCAAGTTGGAGCGGGAAAGCACAAACAGATTCTTCTCGTTCTGGATGGAGCCGGATGGCATACCTGTAAGAATCGGGTGGTGCCACCTGGCATTCATCTGAAGGTTTTACCCCCCTATTCTCCAGAGCTACAGCCCGCTGAACGGTTGTGGCGGCTAGCGGATGAACCACTGGCCAATCGGTGTTTTGAGACCCTGGAAGACCTCGAAGATGTTCTCGAACAGCGCTGTCGAACTTTAATGACAATGCAATCGGACATTAAAGCTCTCACTCACTACCATTGGTGGCCAGCTTGA
- a CDS encoding type II toxin-antitoxin system VapC family toxin, which yields MNGILIDSCVLLDLFTDDPNWAEWSESILERYSLTNTLYINSIVYTEISMGFEKIEELESAIEVLHLKVLEMPREALFLTGKVFLQYRKNKGTKTSPLPDFFIGAHASVSEFDLITRDVSKYKTYFPQVALIYP from the coding sequence GTGAACGGCATTTTGATTGACTCATGCGTGTTGCTAGATTTATTTACGGATGATCCAAATTGGGCAGAGTGGTCAGAAAGCATTTTAGAGAGATATAGCCTCACCAACACCCTCTATATCAACTCGATTGTCTACACTGAAATATCAATGGGGTTTGAAAAAATAGAAGAATTGGAGAGCGCTATCGAAGTATTGCATTTGAAAGTTTTGGAAATGCCTCGTGAAGCATTGTTCCTAACCGGTAAGGTATTTTTGCAATATAGAAAAAATAAAGGAACGAAAACCTCACCCTTACCTGATTTCTTTATTGGTGCTCATGCTTCTGTTTCAGAATTTGACTTAATCACTAGAGATGTCAGCAAATATAAAACATACTTTCCACAGGTCGCACTGATCTATCCTTAG
- a CDS encoding AbrB/MazE/SpoVT family DNA-binding domain-containing protein produces the protein MRVTTKGQVTIPRKVREILGIMPETEVEFIEENGRFYIEKVSSQRATKKFEKLRGIATVKMSTDEILDLTREQS, from the coding sequence ATGCGAGTGACCACAAAAGGACAAGTGACAATCCCTAGGAAGGTTAGAGAAATTTTAGGTATTATGCCTGAGACAGAGGTTGAATTTATCGAAGAGAACGGAAGATTTTACATCGAGAAAGTCAGTAGCCAAAGGGCAACCAAAAAATTTGAGAAGCTGAGAGGCATAGCGACAGTCAAGATGTCGACTGATGAGATTTTAGATCTCACCAGAGAACAGTCGTGA